One stretch of Bombina bombina isolate aBomBom1 chromosome 7, aBomBom1.pri, whole genome shotgun sequence DNA includes these proteins:
- the FIBIN gene encoding fin bud initiation factor homolog — MTGLQLLWIGFLCNLCHGFYNGPLFPEMSNGTLHHYFVPDGDYEENDDPEKCQMLFRVRDERTCEYGEGHGLSLKDEFVIVKRQIEDAERVLESIRKSISYDLDGEESYGNYLGRESSQISEAFSNSDKSLTELEVKFKQSQDNEKNEAKKINDDFVDMMIHTRAVLKETLDISLGLRDKHELLSLTIRSHGARLSRLKNEYLKV, encoded by the coding sequence ATGACTGGACTACAGTTATTGTGGATTGGATTTTTATGCAACCTGTGCCATGGGTTCTATAATGGACCTTTATTCCCAGAAATGTCAAATGGGACCCTGCATCACTATTTTGTTCCTGATGGGGATTATGAAGAAAATGATGACCCAGAGAAGTGTCAGATGTTGTTCAGAGTAAGGGATGAGAGGACCTGTGAGTATGGGGAAGGTCATGGTCTCTCTCTAAAGGATGAATTTGTAATTGTCAAACGACAAATAGAGGATGCAGAAAGAGTGCTTGAAAGCATAAGGAAAAGCATATCTTATGACCTTGATGGAGAAGAGAGTTATGGAAACTATCTTGGGAGGGAATCTTCTCAGATCAGTGAAGCCTTCTCCAACTCGGACAAGTCTTTGACAGAACTGGAAGTCAAATTTAAGCAGAGTCAAGATAACGAGAAAAACGAAGCCAAAAAAATAAATGACGACTTTGTGGATATGATGATTCATACAAGAGCTGTGCTTAAAGAAACCTTAGATATCTCATTGGGACTGAGGGACAAACATGAACTTCTATCTTTAACTATTCGAAGTCATGGAGCAAGATTGAGTAGACTGAAAAATGagtatttaaaagtttaa